A genomic window from Ascaphus truei isolate aAscTru1 chromosome 1, aAscTru1.hap1, whole genome shotgun sequence includes:
- the LOC142499708 gene encoding NADP-dependent alcohol dehydrogenase-like encodes MDTAGKVIKCRAAVAWEPHKPFCIEDIEVAPPKSHEVRIKIEASGICGADNCAHNTVFSNINFPVILGHEAVGIVESVGEGVTQVKRGDKVIPLAIPQCGDCRCCQSQKRNLCHKNDFCNKTGLMDDNTSRFTCRGKKIHNFLSTSTFTEYTVVTEMCVTKINADAPMEVCLIGCGFSTGYGAAINTAKVTPGSTCAVFGLGVVGLSAIIGCKVSGAARIIGIGFHKEKFPKAMLLGATECLSPKDYDKPIQEVIREMTNGGVDYSFECAGQIDIKMTALESTYFGSGVTVVLGLTHPTEKLSIDPMILITGRTLMGSIFGGWKSKDDVPKLVSDYMANKFDLDCLVTQRVPLEKINYAFELLRSCTGACNILLF; translated from the exons ATGGACACCGCAGGAAAA gttattAAATGTCGGGCAGCGGTTGCCTGGGAGCCTCACAAACCCTTTTGTATTGAAGACATTGAGGTTGCTCCACCAAAATCTCATGAAGTTAGAATAAAG ATTGAGGCTTCTGGTATCTGTGGTGCAGACAACTGTGCACATAACACAGTCTTTAGCAATATTAACTTTCCAGTGATTTTGGGTCATGAAGCTGTAGGAATTGTGGAAAGTGTTGGTGAGGGAGTGACTCAGGTAAAACGGG GTGACAAAGTCATCCCACTTGCCATTCCTCAATGTGGAGATTGCAGATGCTGCCAGAGTCAAAAGAGAAACCTGTGTCATAAAAATGA TTTTTGTAACAAAACGGGGCTTATGGATGACAACACCAGCAGGTTTACTTGTAGAGGCAAGAAGATCCACAACTTTCTAAGCACCAGCACTTTTACGGAATACACTGTCGTAACTGAAATGTGTGTCACCAAAATTAATGCTGATGCCCCTATGGAAGTCTGTCTTATTGGCTGTGGATTTTCAACTGGATATGGTGCTGCTATTAATACTGCCAAG GTTACGCCTGGTTCTACCTGTGCTGTGTTCGGATTAGGTGTTGTCGGACTTTCAGCCATAATTGGTTGCAAAGTCTCTGGAGCTGCTCGTATCATTGGGATTGGCTTCCACAAGGAAAAATTTCCAAAAGCCATGCTATTAGGAGCTACTGAGTGCTTGAGCCCTAAGGACTACGATAAACCCATTCAGGAGGTCATTAGGGAAATGACTAATGGGGGAGTGGACTATTCCTTTGAATGCGCTGGACAAATTGatataaag ATGACTGCGCTTGAATCCACATACTTTGGAAGTGGGGTCACTGTGGTACTTGGGTTGACTCATCCAACTGAAAAACTCTCTATTGATCCTATGATATTAATCACAGGACGTACCTTGATGGGATCTATATTTGGAG GTTGGAAAAGTAAAGATGATGTTCCCAAGTTAGTTTCTGATTACATGGCAAACAAATTTGATCTTGATTGCTTGGTGACCCAAAGAGTTCCATTAGAGAAAATTAATTATGCATTTGAACTGCTCCGCAGTTGTACAGG